The following DNA comes from Herpetosiphonaceae bacterium.
ATTGCGCAACTGGAGCTTTTCGGGAATCATCGGCGTTCCTTAGCGACATACAGCGGTATCAGTAGAACAGGCTTGCGAAGAGCATTATAACAAATTCGCCCGACTCGTCCCGCGCTACGCTCCAGATAAAAAACCAGGGATCGTCTTGCGCGACCCCTGGCTCTGGTTTTGAGTTACGAGTTCAACGTTCTGAGCTTTGCGTTGCGGCCCTCACCCCAATCGCCGCCTAGAGGGCACCAGCTTGGGCCTGGCACCCGCCCTGCGCTCGGTTCTACGCCACCGGCGCGCCGGTCTTATGCGCCACATCGGCCTCCGCCGCCTGGTTCGGCAGCAGCTCATTGACCTCGCGCGCGCGCCAGCAGGCGGCAAAGTGCCCGCCGCCGTAATCGACAAACGGCGGATCTTCGACGCGGCACTTGTCGATCGCGATCGGGCAGCGCGTATGGAAGCGGCAGCCTGGCGGCGGATTGATCGGGCTGGGCACGTCGCCCTGCAAAATAATGCGCTGGCGTTTCTTCTCGATCACCGGATCGGGGATCGGCACTGCCGACAGAAGCGCCTGGGTGTACGGATGGAGCGGCTGGCGATACAGCTCGACGCTATCGGCCAGCTCGACGATCCGGCCCAGGTACATCACCGCCACGCGGTCGCTGATGTGCTTCACTACGCTCAGGCCGTGCGCGATGAACAGGTAGGTCAGTCCGAGCTGATCTTGCAGGTCTTCCAGCAGGTTGATCACCTGCGCCTGGATCGACACGTCGAGCGCCGACACCGGCTCGTCGCAGACCACGAAATCGGGCTCGACCGCGAGCGCGCGGGCAATGCCGATGCGCTGACGCTGGCCGCCGGAGAACTCGTGCGGGTAGCGGTTGACGAAATAGGGATTGAGGCCAACCAGTTGCAGCAGCTCCTGGACCCGATCGCGGACCGCTTTGGAGCCCTTGCGCAGGCCATGCACTCGGATCGGCTCGCCGACGATGTCGCCGACCGTCATGCGCGGATTCAACGAGGCGTACGGATCTTGGAAGATCATCTGCACATCGCGCCGGGTGCGGCGCATCTCGTTGCTGTTGAGCTTCGTCAGGTCACGACCGTTGAAAATCACTTCGCCTGCGGTGGGCTTGTACAGTTGCAGAATTGCGCGACCGGCGGTAGACTTGCCGCAGCCGGACTCGCCCACCAAGCCCAGCGTCTCGCCGCGCTTGATCGTCATACTGATACCGTCAACCGCTTTGACGGCTCCAACCTGACGCTGGAAAACGATGCCGCGCGTGATCGGGAAGTACATTTTCAGGTCACGCACGTCGAGCAGCGTGTCGCCATTCTGTTGCGCGTTGCTCATCCACTCTATCCTTCTAGCAGTTGATCAGAGGTGGGGACGCATCGAAAAAAGATCGTCGCCTATTCTAGCACGGATCGTCGCCGTCACTACGCAGCATCCGCATACGGTGCAGCACGACGCGCAATGCCGCAGACGTTAGGTTGCTTCTTCAACCGTCTGGCGTCGAACCTGGGCCGCGCCCTCGCCGTTTTGCCCGCCGAGCCAGGGAGCGTGAATATCGAACAGGCAGGCAGCCCGCTGATTGGCGGCGACCGGACGCAGCGGCGGCACCTGCTGGTAGCAGGCATCCTGCACATAGTCGCAGCGCGGCGAGAACGGACAGACCGGCGGCAGGTTGATCAGGTCCGGCGGCAGGCCACGGATCGGATCGAGCTTATGGCCGCGCTGCTCATCCAGGCGCGGAATCGACTGAAGCAGGCCGATCGTGTAGGGCATGCGCGGATCGGCAAAGATCTGCTCGGTCGGGCCTTCCTCGATCAGCCGCCCGGCGTACATCACATTGACCCGGTCGGCCATGCCCGCGACCACGCCCAGGTCGTGCGTGATGATGATCACCGCCATGCCCAGCTCTTCTTGCAGCTTGCCGATCAGCTCCAGAATCTGCGCCTGGATCGTCACATCCAGCGCGGTCGTCGGCTCGTCGGCGATCAGCAGTTGCGGATTGCACGAGAGCGCCATCGCGATCATCACGCGCTGGCGCATACCGCCCGAAAACTGGTGCGGATAATCGTCAAGGCGCTTCTCCGGCGACGGAATACCGACCATCGCCAGCAACTCGGCGGCGCGATTGCGCGCCTCCTTGCCGGTCATCTTCATGTGCAGCTCCAGCGACTCGGTGATCTGGCGGCCAATCGTCAGCACCGGATTGAGCGAGGTCATTGGGTCCTGAAAGATCATCGCGATATCTTTACCGCGAATGTGCCGCATCTCATCCTCAGAGTACTTGAGCAGATCGTCGCCGTCGAACAAGATCTGCCCACCCGCGATCTTGCCGGGCGGGGTTGGGATCAGCCGCATGATCGACAGCGATGTCACCGACTTGCCCGACCCGGACTCGCCGACGATCCCCAGCGTCTCGCCCTTATCGACGTAGAACGATACGCCGTCCACCGCCTTTACAACGCCGTCTTGCGTGTAGAAGTGCGTGCGCAGGTCTTTTACTTCCAAAAGAGGTGGCATACAAACTCCAAAACAGTAGAAGCCAGCAACACTATTGCGCTATGCCCAATGCGCAGAGCTATTGATTTTGGCGTGGATCGAGCGCATCGCGCAGGCCATCACCCAGGAAGGTAAACGCCAGGGTAATCGACGCAATCGCAATCGCAGGGGCGATCATCAGCCACGGCTGCGCCAGAATCGCGCCCTTGCCGTCGAGGATCATGTTGCCCCAGCTAACCGGGAACATCGCACCCGCTTTGGTGGCTGGACGCAGCCCGATGCCCAGATACGAGAGCACGGCCTCGGTGATGATCGCGCCGGGGACGATAAACGCGCCCGCGACGATGATCGGGCCGAGCGAGTTCGGCAGCAGGTGCCGCAGCAGAATATTGTGGTTGCGCACGCCGATCGCCCGCGCCGACTCGACGAATTCCTTCTCCTTGAGCGACAGAATCTGCCCGCGCACCAGCCGCGACACGCCGACCCACTCGATGAACGAGAGCGCCATGAACAAGATCAAAAAGCCGTTCCAGACTTTACCAATCCCCGTATCTTTGAGCGCTGCCATAACAATGATAAAGAACA
Coding sequences within:
- a CDS encoding ABC transporter permease encodes the protein MATTASRTAMGQEDRTLLARAPRSLWSDARRRLLRNKAAVAGIIYILLLGGVAVAAPLLAPHSPLKIFPGNSYRQAAWIQTDQPRTSGTWDHPLGTDAIGRDVLSRLIYGTRTSLVVGFIPMALTLLIGTTIGLIAGYTGGWVDTLLMRIADIVFSFPSLLFFIIVMAALKDTGIGKVWNGFLILFMALSFIEWVGVSRLVRGQILSLKEKEFVESARAIGVRNHNILLRHLLPNSLGPIIVAGAFIVPGAIITEAVLSYLGIGLRPATKAGAMFPVSWGNMILDGKGAILAQPWLMIAPAIAIASITLAFTFLGDGLRDALDPRQNQ
- a CDS encoding dipeptide ABC transporter ATP-binding protein encodes the protein MSNAQQNGDTLLDVRDLKMYFPITRGIVFQRQVGAVKAVDGISMTIKRGETLGLVGESGCGKSTAGRAILQLYKPTAGEVIFNGRDLTKLNSNEMRRTRRDVQMIFQDPYASLNPRMTVGDIVGEPIRVHGLRKGSKAVRDRVQELLQLVGLNPYFVNRYPHEFSGGQRQRIGIARALAVEPDFVVCDEPVSALDVSIQAQVINLLEDLQDQLGLTYLFIAHGLSVVKHISDRVAVMYLGRIVELADSVELYRQPLHPYTQALLSAVPIPDPVIEKKRQRIILQGDVPSPINPPPGCRFHTRCPIAIDKCRVEDPPFVDYGGGHFAACWRAREVNELLPNQAAEADVAHKTGAPVA
- a CDS encoding ABC transporter ATP-binding protein, with amino-acid sequence MPPLLEVKDLRTHFYTQDGVVKAVDGVSFYVDKGETLGIVGESGSGKSVTSLSIMRLIPTPPGKIAGGQILFDGDDLLKYSEDEMRHIRGKDIAMIFQDPMTSLNPVLTIGRQITESLELHMKMTGKEARNRAAELLAMVGIPSPEKRLDDYPHQFSGGMRQRVMIAMALSCNPQLLIADEPTTALDVTIQAQILELIGKLQEELGMAVIIITHDLGVVAGMADRVNVMYAGRLIEEGPTEQIFADPRMPYTIGLLQSIPRLDEQRGHKLDPIRGLPPDLINLPPVCPFSPRCDYVQDACYQQVPPLRPVAANQRAACLFDIHAPWLGGQNGEGAAQVRRQTVEEAT